The Chloroflexus aggregans DSM 9485 genome segment TCGAAGGCTGCCCCTACAGCGATAATCGGCATCGATAACAAATCGCGGTGTTCGTAAGCCCATACCTCTTGTCGAGGACAGCCTAATCCAACGAAAGTTATGGCAGCCCCGCTGGTTCTGATATGAGCAGCGATAGCCTGCTGTTCTTCCGCAGTCAGTCGGCGAAATTGTGAGGGCTGTGCTCCGGCAATAATAAGACGCGGAAATCGCTGCCGTAGATTGTTACAGAGCTGTTGTAGCACCTGAGGGCGACTGCCGTATAAGTAGATCGGTAGTCCCTCGAGACTTGCTCGTTCACAGATGCGTAGCATCAGAGTCGGTCCGTAAACGCGTTCACTGAGGCCGAGGTGATAAAGGAGGTTTAGCGCCCAGCGTACCGGTTGCCCATCGGGTACAACAATATCGAGATGGTTGAGTCGGTAACGTTGCTCAGCGTCTAGCACGCCGGTCATTACGCCATGCACAGCAAGAGCCGATAGGGTGAGTGGTTGACAATGATGGGCAGCAGTTAATACGCGGTTAACTGCTGCATCGTAATCAATGGCATTGATAAGAACACCTAATAGATTGTATTTGCCTTTATCAACCATAATACGCAATTCCTCGTGACAAAAGTATGGTTGAATACGAGGATATAATATTTAGCACCAGCGGTCACGATTAGCTTCAAATATCTCCTGCAAGATATCAGGGATTGTATATTGAACACGCCACTCTGGATAATGCTCTTGAAAACGGCCCAGATTGCTGATCCACCACATATGATCGCCAATGCGATTA includes the following:
- a CDS encoding WecB/TagA/CpsF family glycosyltransferase; its protein translation is MVDKGKYNLLGVLINAIDYDAAVNRVLTAAHHCQPLTLSALAVHGVMTGVLDAEQRYRLNHLDIVVPDGQPVRWALNLLYHLGLSERVYGPTLMLRICERASLEGLPIYLYGSRPQVLQQLCNNLRQRFPRLIIAGAQPSQFRRLTAEEQQAIAAHIRTSGAAITFVGLGCPRQEVWAYEHRDLLSMPIIAVGAAFDFHAGLLPQAPPTLQRLGLEWAFRLWQEPRRLWRRYLLLNPLYVSLLFAQLAKLQRFDPMGYAPKPLRYG